In Pedobacter sp. SL55, the following proteins share a genomic window:
- a CDS encoding S1C family serine protease, protein MMVKFILPKILWFTLGLKIVVQVHIKSTVKDFRLVMMGMASNGHAFFNFKLMNSMYKKLAMLLLGSILLSVNAYAQKKKLKQFEEVVAQAINRSYPASVRMWSFDVKQNQRTGAQFSGVVVTADGYILTAAHTTNPGTNYKVFFPDGKECIAIALGRIDNPKTPGMPDVGMMKITDKGVWPFAEMGFSHSLVAGEPCISIAYPESLDHKLPTLRLGKVAEVKNQYGFIRSTCKMEPGDSGGPLFDYHGRVIGLHSAIDVGEDQNFEIPVDLYRNYWTALQQEISYTDFPKQKDSIGKDPLAATIQKENQQRKLHPAFDTKAKKLNCMSITSTIQSKQQQILATLFNEVDKQGVKRQFLVTKLSMLGKNPMLNAFPQTKLALIAKDQENDLVILSVHGTNSLPDGINLSEVPLAAANMGKLIYCEKDQGELLAGVLGSELFSLPKISSRPYLGAMLKYNSKPALFSLINPESPAGTAGIKVGDELVAFNGQKIEKANDLVPALQKHWPGDEITLTWKSDTATITKTLILADVKKGVSSHPAERIEGGKSERRDGFKQVFAHDANVKAGDCGSPVFDLEGKFLGINIARFSRTTTVVLPASVVLQFVKQSI, encoded by the coding sequence ATGATGGTCAAATTTATTTTGCCAAAGATCTTGTGGTTTACTTTAGGCTTAAAAATTGTAGTTCAGGTCCACATCAAATCTACCGTTAAAGACTTTAGGTTAGTAATGATGGGTATGGCCAGTAATGGTCATGCCTTTTTTAATTTTAAATTGATGAACAGCATGTATAAGAAGTTGGCAATGTTGCTTTTGGGTTCAATATTGCTTAGTGTCAACGCTTACGCCCAAAAGAAAAAGCTAAAGCAGTTTGAAGAGGTTGTGGCGCAGGCTATTAACAGAAGTTACCCGGCCAGTGTAAGGATGTGGAGCTTCGATGTGAAGCAAAACCAGCGCACCGGAGCGCAATTTAGTGGGGTAGTAGTTACCGCCGATGGTTACATCTTAACGGCGGCACACACCACCAATCCCGGAACCAATTACAAAGTTTTCTTCCCAGATGGAAAAGAGTGTATTGCCATTGCTTTGGGTCGTATCGATAATCCAAAAACTCCGGGTATGCCCGATGTGGGGATGATGAAGATCACCGACAAAGGTGTTTGGCCTTTTGCCGAAATGGGCTTTTCGCACAGTTTGGTAGCTGGCGAACCTTGTATCAGCATTGCTTATCCCGAAAGTTTAGATCATAAGCTCCCTACATTGCGCCTAGGTAAGGTGGCCGAGGTAAAAAATCAGTATGGCTTTATTCGCTCTACCTGTAAAATGGAGCCTGGTGATTCTGGTGGCCCTTTGTTTGATTATCACGGCCGTGTAATTGGTTTACATAGTGCCATCGATGTTGGCGAAGACCAAAATTTCGAAATTCCTGTGGATTTGTACCGCAACTACTGGACAGCCTTACAGCAGGAAATTAGCTATACCGATTTTCCAAAGCAAAAAGATAGCATAGGAAAAGACCCTTTGGCAGCTACAATTCAAAAAGAGAACCAACAGAGGAAGCTTCATCCAGCTTTTGATACCAAGGCGAAGAAACTAAACTGTATGTCTATCACAAGTACAATCCAATCTAAACAGCAGCAAATATTGGCAACTTTGTTTAATGAGGTAGATAAGCAAGGGGTTAAACGCCAATTTTTAGTCACTAAACTATCCATGCTGGGCAAAAATCCTATGCTTAATGCTTTTCCTCAAACAAAACTGGCATTAATTGCTAAAGATCAAGAAAATGATTTAGTAATCTTGTCTGTACATGGTACAAACAGTTTGCCAGATGGTATAAATTTATCGGAAGTACCCCTTGCAGCTGCCAATATGGGTAAGCTTATTTACTGCGAAAAAGATCAAGGCGAGCTTTTAGCTGGAGTATTGGGCAGCGAATTATTTAGCCTGCCTAAAATCAGCAGCAGGCCTTATTTGGGTGCTATGTTAAAGTATAATTCTAAGCCAGCACTTTTTTCTTTAATCAATCCAGAAAGCCCGGCGGGTACGGCGGGTATTAAGGTAGGAGATGAGCTGGTGGCATTTAATGGACAAAAAATAGAAAAGGCAAATGATTTGGTGCCTGCTTTGCAGAAACATTGGCCAGGCGATGAAATTACTTTGACTTGGAAAAGCGATACCGCTACCATCACCAAAACGTTGATATTGGCAGATGTAAAAAAGGGTGTATCTAGTCATCCGGCAGAGCGCATTGAAGGCGGAAAGTCTGAAAGACGAGATGGTTTTAAACAAGTGTTTGCTCACGATGCTAACGTAAAAGCTGGCGATTGTGGCTCGCCTGTGTTTGATTTGGAAGGTAAGTTTTTGGGGATAAATATCGCTAGGTTTAGCAGAACTACTACTGTGGTGCTACCAGCAAGTGTAGTGTTGCAATTTGTAAAGCAATCTATTTAG
- a CDS encoding adenylate kinase, whose protein sequence is MLNLVLFGPPGAGKGTQSQKLIDKYQLVHISTGDLFRAHIKNQTSLGQQVSKLIADGELVPDSITIAMLEEEVDKNPDAKGFIFDGFPRTVPQAEELDKFLKDKGAKIDGVIALDVDQDELTRRIAERHKISGRPDDDAEKLKKRIDEYFTKTIHVLPYYESQGKLVKVNGIGEIEVIFSSLCEVIDSY, encoded by the coding sequence ATGCTCAATTTAGTTCTCTTTGGCCCTCCGGGTGCAGGCAAAGGCACCCAATCTCAAAAATTAATTGATAAATATCAGTTAGTACACATCTCTACCGGCGACCTTTTTAGAGCGCATATCAAAAATCAAACTTCATTAGGACAGCAGGTTAGCAAATTAATTGCAGATGGCGAATTAGTGCCAGACAGCATTACCATTGCCATGTTAGAGGAAGAAGTGGATAAAAACCCTGATGCAAAAGGTTTTATCTTCGATGGTTTTCCGCGTACGGTGCCACAAGCAGAAGAGCTGGATAAATTTTTGAAAGACAAAGGTGCTAAAATTGATGGGGTAATTGCTTTAGATGTAGATCAAGATGAACTAACCCGTCGTATTGCTGAACGCCATAAAATTAGTGGTAGGCCAGATGATGATGCTGAAAAGTTAAAGAAACGTATCGACGAGTATTTTACCAAAACTATCCACGTGTTGCCTTATTACGAAAGTCAAGGTAAATTGGTTAAAGTAAATGGTATCGGCGAAATCGAAGTTATTTTCAGTAGCCTTTGTGAGGTTATTGATAGCTATTAA
- the obgE gene encoding GTPase ObgE, which produces MSQGSNFVDYVKICCRSGKGGAGSAHLHRDKHTATGGPDGGDGGRGGHIILKGNAQFWTLLHLKYRKHIIAEDGGAGGSGQKSGKMGKDEVLEVPLGTIARNAETGEVLFEITEDGETKVLTAGGRGGLGNWHFKTATQQTPRFAQPGEQGKEEWMVLELKVLADVGLVGFPNAGKSTLLSVLSAAKPEIADYPFTTLVPNLGIVSYRDSKSFIMADIPGIIEGASKGKGLGFRFLRHIERNSVLLFMVPADTSRTIAEEYEILKNELQQFNAELMQKPHVLAVTKADMLDEELKAEMTKELPNVPHLFISSVAQLGLVELKDMLWKEINS; this is translated from the coding sequence ATGTCTCAAGGTTCAAATTTTGTTGATTATGTAAAAATCTGCTGCCGCTCTGGTAAAGGTGGTGCGGGTTCGGCACATTTACACCGCGATAAGCACACTGCCACTGGTGGTCCAGATGGTGGAGATGGCGGTAGAGGTGGGCATATTATCTTGAAAGGTAATGCACAGTTTTGGACGTTGCTGCACTTAAAATACCGTAAGCATATCATTGCCGAAGATGGTGGTGCTGGTGGTAGTGGGCAAAAATCTGGCAAGATGGGTAAAGACGAGGTTTTGGAAGTGCCGCTAGGTACCATTGCCCGTAATGCCGAAACTGGAGAGGTTTTATTTGAAATTACTGAAGATGGCGAAACCAAAGTTTTAACGGCTGGTGGTAGAGGTGGCTTAGGCAACTGGCATTTTAAAACCGCTACACAGCAAACGCCACGTTTTGCACAACCAGGAGAGCAGGGCAAAGAAGAATGGATGGTGTTGGAGCTAAAAGTATTGGCTGATGTAGGTTTGGTTGGTTTTCCAAATGCGGGCAAATCTACCTTGCTATCGGTATTGTCGGCAGCTAAACCAGAGATAGCCGATTACCCTTTTACCACCTTAGTACCTAACTTGGGCATTGTTTCCTATCGTGATTCTAAGTCTTTCATTATGGCTGATATTCCGGGGATTATTGAAGGTGCATCAAAAGGAAAAGGCTTAGGTTTTAGGTTTTTGAGGCATATCGAACGTAACTCGGTGCTGTTGTTTATGGTGCCAGCAGATACGAGCAGAACCATTGCAGAAGAGTATGAGATATTAAAGAATGAATTACAGCAATTTAATGCCGAGTTGATGCAAAAGCCTCATGTGTTGGCCGTAACTAAAGCTGATATGTTAGATGAAGAGTTGAAAGCCGAAATGACAAAGGAACTGCCTAATGTTCCGCATTTGTTTATTTCTTCGGTAGCGCAATTGGGCTTGGTAGAGCTTAAAGATATGCTGTGGAAGGAAATAAACAGTTAG
- a CDS encoding WcaF family extracellular polysaccharide biosynthesis acetyltransferase, giving the protein MLKTQLKKDFDRKDFDAGASALKILIWYFVSVLFIRSGIIPFSTIIVFLLRLFGAKIGKDVRIKPGIYIHYPWKLRIGDHAWLAECRIENLEEVTIEANACVSQQALLLTGNHNYTSVNFDLIVKPIVLEEGAWVGANATVCPGVTLKSHSVLTVGSVATKDLEAYTIYQGNPAVKVKDRVIVA; this is encoded by the coding sequence ATGTTAAAAACGCAGCTTAAAAAAGATTTCGACAGAAAAGATTTCGATGCAGGAGCGTCTGCACTAAAAATACTGATTTGGTATTTTGTGAGTGTGTTGTTCATCAGATCGGGTATTATTCCCTTTAGCACCATCATTGTATTTTTACTGAGACTATTTGGAGCTAAAATAGGCAAAGATGTAAGAATTAAGCCCGGAATTTATATCCACTACCCTTGGAAACTTCGAATTGGGGATCATGCTTGGCTGGCCGAGTGCAGAATAGAAAACTTAGAAGAGGTAACTATTGAGGCCAATGCTTGCGTATCACAACAAGCCTTGCTACTTACAGGCAACCACAATTATACATCCGTTAATTTCGACTTAATAGTTAAGCCAATTGTGTTAGAAGAAGGCGCATGGGTAGGTGCTAATGCAACGGTTTGCCCCGGAGTTACGTTAAAATCTCATTCGGTGCTAACGGTGGGTTCTGTGGCTACTAAAGACTTAGAAGCCTATACCATTTATCAGGGAAACCCAGCGGTTAAAGTGAAAGATAGGGTTATTGTTGCGTAG
- a CDS encoding XrtY-associated glycosyltransferase XYAG1 yields MKTAKLKIIQICAAYKPAFVYGGPTMSVAKLSEELTKAGHEVTVLATTANGKEELNVPIGKKTLVDGVKVYYFKRLTKDHTHFSPSLLWFLHQTIKNTKRQTPNNKLIIHIHAWWNLVSIFSCLVAKLHGVKVVLSPRGMLTSYSLTNRNSKFKDAIHFFLGKSLLRYCHIHATSNKEQRDVAQTCEVNGITVIPNFVSFPQAITVTDVENKEPYQLLFLSRIEEKKGLELLFEALPTLTIPWQLAIAGTGDKAYVQSLKELASNLDIGNKIEWLGHIANEDKFKLMANKQLLVLTSYNENFANVIVESLAMGTPVLISEEVGLADYVKEHQLGWVSTLKTEEISEQIVSSYHDLSKRIQIRISAPSVIRSDFASENLVKQYTNLYHSFV; encoded by the coding sequence CTGAAAACTGCGAAGCTTAAAATCATCCAAATATGTGCAGCCTATAAGCCAGCTTTTGTGTACGGCGGGCCGACCATGTCGGTAGCTAAACTATCCGAAGAGCTGACCAAAGCTGGACATGAGGTAACCGTGCTGGCTACCACCGCCAATGGCAAAGAAGAATTGAATGTGCCTATCGGTAAAAAAACCTTAGTGGATGGAGTTAAAGTTTATTATTTTAAACGCCTAACCAAAGACCATACGCATTTTTCGCCATCGTTGCTGTGGTTCTTACATCAAACCATCAAAAACACCAAACGCCAAACACCAAACAATAAGCTTATCATTCACATTCACGCCTGGTGGAACTTAGTTTCTATTTTTTCTTGTTTAGTAGCCAAACTGCATGGTGTAAAGGTAGTGTTGTCTCCCAGAGGAATGTTAACCAGCTACAGCTTAACTAACCGTAATTCTAAATTTAAAGATGCCATACATTTCTTTTTAGGAAAAAGTCTTTTACGTTATTGCCATATTCATGCTACCAGCAACAAAGAACAACGAGATGTAGCGCAAACCTGCGAAGTAAATGGCATTACGGTAATTCCAAATTTTGTATCGTTTCCGCAAGCAATTACTGTTACAGATGTCGAAAATAAGGAGCCTTACCAGTTGCTTTTCTTATCTCGAATTGAAGAAAAAAAAGGCTTGGAATTGCTTTTTGAAGCACTACCAACTTTAACAATTCCTTGGCAACTGGCCATAGCGGGCACTGGCGATAAAGCTTATGTACAAAGTTTAAAAGAGTTAGCGAGCAACCTAGATATCGGCAATAAAATAGAGTGGCTGGGCCATATCGCCAATGAAGATAAATTTAAACTAATGGCAAACAAGCAGCTTTTGGTATTAACTTCTTATAACGAGAATTTTGCCAATGTGATTGTAGAGAGTTTAGCCATGGGCACGCCTGTATTGATAAGTGAAGAAGTAGGTTTGGCCGATTATGTAAAGGAACATCAACTGGGTTGGGTAAGTACATTGAAAACCGAGGAAATTTCGGAGCAAATTGTTAGCTCATACCATGACCTAAGCAAAAGAATACAAATTAGAATAAGTGCTCCATCTGTTATCAGAAGTGATTTTGCCTCAGAGAATTTAGTAAAACAATATACAAACTTATACCACAGTTTTGTTTAA
- a CDS encoding amino acid permease, producing MLKNLFRKKSVSKILADAAKGYGDHESGSLHKTLGVRDLTAFGIAAIIGAGIFSTIGKASADGGPAVIFLFIFTAIACSFAAFAYAEFASMVPVSGSAYTYSYVAFGELVAWIIGWSLIMEYAIGNITVAISWSDYFTGLLSSIKIPALGINGIHVPDWASMDYLSAYNGHQHAEALVNAGKSMANLDDATRIAANAWNTAPQIAGFHLVADIPALAIIIFITWLVYRGMKESRNASNAMVIVKLAVILLVLAVGVFYVDTENWNPFAPNGISGVLKGVSAVFFAYIGFDAISTTAEECKNPQRDLPRGMMWAIIICTTLYIAIALVLTGIVKYNTLAVGDPLAYVFDQIDLKLMSGIIAVSAVFAMASVLLVFQMGQPRIWMSMSRDGLLPKKFSKIHPKYKTPSFSTIVVGFVVAIPSLFLNLTTVTDLCSIGTLFAFVLVCAGVLVLQNRPDVQRGKFKIPYANAKYIAPLLFIGGLAIAFTQFKKETLAFVTNEAKVLSPVAFVTSLNSEELQTVKQEISASPVVLQGKQIDAEAYLSSLKPEQYESFMSRSSIAYDKKYESGWHLFKHKIPMWIFFFICLIVTYFCVKKNLSLIPVLGLISCLYMMCELELSNWIGFGTWLLVGLVVYFSYGYKHSKLAKEENGSLVQ from the coding sequence ATGCTAAAAAACCTATTCAGAAAAAAATCCGTTAGTAAAATATTGGCCGATGCGGCAAAAGGATACGGCGACCATGAGAGTGGATCTTTACATAAAACCCTAGGTGTAAGAGACCTTACTGCTTTTGGTATTGCGGCTATTATTGGCGCCGGCATTTTCAGTACCATTGGTAAAGCCAGTGCCGATGGTGGTCCCGCGGTAATTTTCTTGTTCATATTTACGGCCATTGCCTGTAGTTTTGCGGCTTTTGCCTATGCCGAATTTGCATCAATGGTACCAGTTTCGGGCAGTGCCTATACCTATTCTTACGTAGCTTTTGGCGAGCTTGTGGCCTGGATTATCGGTTGGTCGCTCATTATGGAATACGCCATTGGCAACATTACCGTGGCCATTTCTTGGTCCGATTACTTTACTGGGCTGCTCTCCTCCATCAAAATACCTGCCTTGGGCATCAATGGTATTCATGTACCAGATTGGGCAAGTATGGATTATTTAAGCGCTTATAACGGACATCAACATGCCGAAGCTTTGGTAAATGCAGGAAAAAGCATGGCCAATTTAGACGATGCCACACGCATTGCGGCCAACGCTTGGAACACCGCTCCACAAATTGCTGGTTTCCATTTAGTAGCCGATATCCCGGCATTGGCCATTATCATTTTCATCACATGGCTGGTATACAGAGGTATGAAAGAATCTAGAAATGCCAGCAATGCTATGGTAATTGTAAAATTGGCAGTAATTTTATTGGTATTGGCCGTGGGTGTGTTTTACGTAGATACAGAAAACTGGAACCCATTTGCCCCTAACGGAATTTCTGGCGTATTGAAAGGTGTATCTGCTGTATTTTTCGCTTATATCGGTTTCGATGCCATTTCTACCACTGCCGAAGAGTGTAAAAATCCACAACGCGATTTACCCAGAGGCATGATGTGGGCCATCATTATCTGTACCACTTTGTACATTGCCATTGCCTTGGTATTAACCGGAATTGTAAAATATAACACTTTGGCCGTAGGCGATCCTTTGGCTTACGTTTTTGACCAAATAGATTTAAAACTGATGAGTGGTATTATTGCGGTAAGTGCAGTATTTGCCATGGCATCTGTGCTTTTGGTTTTCCAAATGGGGCAGCCACGTATCTGGATGAGCATGAGCCGCGATGGTTTACTACCTAAAAAATTCTCAAAAATACATCCCAAATACAAAACACCATCATTTTCTACCATAGTAGTTGGTTTTGTAGTGGCCATTCCATCATTATTCTTAAACTTAACTACCGTAACCGATCTTTGTTCTATAGGTACACTGTTTGCCTTTGTTTTGGTTTGTGCGGGTGTTTTAGTATTGCAAAACAGACCCGATGTACAACGCGGAAAATTTAAAATCCCTTATGCCAATGCCAAATACATTGCCCCTCTTTTATTTATAGGCGGCTTGGCTATTGCATTTACCCAATTTAAAAAAGAAACATTAGCCTTTGTAACTAACGAAGCAAAGGTGCTTAGCCCTGTAGCTTTTGTAACTTCTTTAAACAGCGAAGAATTACAAACAGTAAAACAGGAGATTAGCGCTAGTCCGGTGGTGTTACAAGGCAAACAGATTGATGCCGAAGCTTATTTAAGCAGCCTTAAACCTGAGCAGTATGAAAGCTTCATGAGCAGATCAAGCATTGCTTACGATAAAAAATACGAAAGCGGCTGGCATTTGTTTAAACACAAAATCCCAATGTGGATTTTCTTTTTCATTTGCCTTATTGTAACTTATTTTTGTGTCAAGAAAAACCTATCGCTTATACCAGTTTTGGGACTAATAAGCTGTTTATATATGATGTGCGAGCTAGAGCTAAGCAACTGGATAGGCTTCGGAACATGGCTGTTGGTTGGCCTTGTTGTTTACTTTTCTTATGGTTACAAGCATAGCAAATTGGCAAAAGAAGAAAATGGTTCATTGGTTCAATAG
- a CDS encoding M3 family oligoendopeptidase — translation MNTIAKKQRTYIPQNLAIKWENLAPIFEELQNRPINSAAELEQWLRDKSELEAALEEDFAWRYIKMSCDTANEQLVKDFQYFATEIEPKIAPLANELNKKLVENDYVDELDQQKYFVYLRAVKKALELFREENIPLFTELQVKQQQYQGVTGAMSVELNGQEYTLEQAGNFLKDTDRSVRQNAWETIQKRRLVDKDQLNILFDELVKLRHQVALNAGFENYRDYMFQALGRFDYTPKDCYDFATAIEKEIVPILKEQADKRKEALSLTSLKPWDLEVSTTGKPALKPFQNGEDLIDKSIACFDKIDSSLGEKLAFMKANNLFDVESRKSKAPGGYNYPLAETGAPFIFMNSANSLRDLTTMVHEGGHAIHTFLTANLELNDFKHCPSEVAELASMSMELISMDQWSVYFDKEEDLVRAKKEQLVDVLKTLPWVAVIDQFQHWIYTNPEHNAADREEAFKQIYTRFGAGFVDWTDFEQQFGNVWQKQLHLFEVPFYYIEYAIAQLGAIAVWKNYKQDPEKGLQQYLDALALGYTKPMNEIYETAGIKFDFSATYIKELAAFVKEELEKLG, via the coding sequence AATGGCTACGCGACAAGAGCGAGTTAGAAGCGGCTTTAGAAGAAGACTTTGCTTGGCGATATATTAAAATGAGCTGCGATACCGCCAATGAACAATTGGTAAAAGATTTCCAATATTTTGCCACAGAAATTGAACCTAAAATTGCGCCACTAGCCAACGAGCTGAACAAGAAACTGGTGGAAAACGACTATGTAGATGAGCTAGACCAACAAAAATATTTTGTTTACCTACGTGCAGTAAAAAAGGCTTTAGAATTATTTAGGGAAGAAAACATCCCATTATTTACAGAGCTACAAGTAAAACAACAACAATACCAAGGTGTTACTGGTGCTATGAGCGTAGAGCTAAACGGACAAGAATACACCTTAGAGCAGGCTGGTAATTTCTTAAAAGATACCGATCGAAGCGTGCGCCAAAATGCTTGGGAAACCATACAAAAACGTAGATTGGTAGATAAAGACCAGCTCAACATCTTATTCGACGAACTCGTAAAGCTACGCCACCAAGTAGCATTAAATGCTGGTTTCGAGAATTACCGCGATTACATGTTCCAAGCTTTGGGCAGGTTTGATTATACCCCTAAAGACTGCTATGATTTTGCAACAGCTATTGAAAAGGAAATTGTTCCAATATTAAAAGAACAGGCCGATAAACGCAAAGAAGCTTTAAGCCTAACCTCGCTAAAACCTTGGGATTTGGAGGTAAGCACTACAGGTAAACCAGCCTTAAAACCTTTCCAAAATGGAGAAGATTTAATAGACAAATCTATTGCTTGTTTCGATAAAATTGATAGCAGTTTGGGCGAAAAATTAGCCTTTATGAAAGCTAACAACTTGTTTGATGTTGAAAGCAGAAAAAGCAAAGCGCCCGGTGGCTACAATTATCCTTTAGCAGAAACTGGCGCACCGTTTATTTTCATGAATTCGGCCAATTCGCTAAGAGATTTAACCACCATGGTACACGAAGGTGGCCACGCCATACATACCTTTTTAACCGCCAATTTAGAGCTTAACGACTTTAAACACTGCCCTTCTGAAGTGGCAGAGTTGGCATCAATGAGCATGGAGCTGATTTCTATGGATCAATGGTCGGTTTATTTTGATAAAGAGGAAGACTTAGTTAGAGCCAAAAAAGAACAATTGGTTGATGTATTGAAAACTCTACCTTGGGTAGCAGTAATTGATCAGTTTCAGCATTGGATTTACACCAACCCAGAGCATAACGCTGCTGATAGAGAAGAGGCATTTAAACAAATTTATACCCGCTTTGGTGCCGGCTTTGTAGATTGGACTGATTTTGAACAGCAATTTGGCAACGTTTGGCAAAAGCAATTACACTTATTTGAAGTACCTTTTTATTACATAGAATACGCCATTGCGCAATTAGGTGCCATTGCCGTTTGGAAAAACTACAAGCAAGATCCTGAAAAAGGTTTACAGCAGTATTTAGACGCTTTAGCCTTGGGCTATACAAAGCCAATGAACGAAATTTACGAAACCGCAGGGATTAAGTTTGATTTCAGCGCAACTTACATTAAAGAATTAGCTGCCTTTGTGAAAGAGGAATTGGAGAAGTTGGGGTAG